One window from the genome of Microbulbifer sp. ALW1 encodes:
- a CDS encoding TonB-dependent receptor → MNRLKLLPAAIALAVTQGVYAQESTSESDALKMEAAGESQTGNIEEIVVLGNMFDTELRALGLQRASVRIVNIVSADGIGKLPDRNAAEAVQRVSGVSIERDQGEGRFVAVRGLPSEWSSASLNGHRLPSAEEETTSRATAFDFFPSELIERIEVTKAVTADQEGDAIGGNVNFITRTAPDERTLQVSVGGGIADKADGDIKSMNLLYGDRSEDEKFGYLINVTGWSRDWATDNFEPRRDGNGIYRLELRDYIGNRETLGMNLGAEYNFSDDDRVFVRALYGTLSDEETHYKHRLRFDKDRVELQHIHNELITEMKGVEFGGEHDLSETAKVDWSLASYDNEFRYGNIPNGKDRSYFVMRFDQKEVGYEGLAEDGLVYNEIDGGNDPANAISTHLPDGFVMDPAQAALSWVELYKVYVNEKDKIVASVDFTSALSSELELKMGMKYRDKERVSIFADEFYEWTGDNPVYLSDFALSNQPGRNDYLSDINVDYASQFSQVASMSDLERFWSENRDQFALVEDESALVSNGAALGRNFDLAEQHLSGYGMATYQLNDRTTIVAGLRLTQTTTEVDSQVYVEDENGQGRLEPFNGEKDYLSVLPSAHLKYALNDDSNLRLALTRTFARPNFGDLNPGGYYAEHDNEFLGGNAELEPTYSWNLDAIYEHYFGDAGVASAGFFYKDITDPIFESVQEGSYNGNTGVDIYRPENGDDAWLRGFEFNLVRKLDFLPGPLANLGVSANVTVMDSEMTIPGRDEAVPIARQADLLHNFSVYYDDGDFSLRLAQNHKDEYVEEHGGNADEDQFYGKYTSLDLSANYTVNDRLVIFAEAINLTDEPLTYYIGSEDRPKQVEYYGARGQFGVRYSFY, encoded by the coding sequence ATGAATCGTCTTAAGCTATTGCCAGCAGCCATTGCACTGGCTGTTACACAGGGTGTGTACGCACAGGAAAGCACCAGTGAATCTGATGCGTTGAAAATGGAAGCAGCTGGTGAAAGCCAGACTGGCAACATCGAAGAGATTGTTGTGCTCGGTAACATGTTTGATACCGAGTTGCGCGCGCTTGGTCTGCAGCGCGCATCAGTTCGTATTGTGAACATCGTATCCGCCGATGGCATTGGCAAGCTCCCTGACCGCAACGCCGCGGAAGCCGTTCAGCGTGTTTCTGGCGTTTCTATCGAACGTGATCAGGGGGAGGGGCGCTTCGTGGCTGTCCGCGGTCTGCCTTCCGAGTGGAGTTCTGCCAGCCTCAATGGCCACCGCTTACCGTCCGCGGAAGAAGAGACAACCTCCCGGGCAACGGCATTCGACTTTTTTCCTTCCGAGCTGATTGAACGTATTGAGGTGACCAAAGCGGTTACTGCCGATCAGGAAGGGGATGCCATCGGCGGTAATGTCAATTTTATTACCCGCACCGCTCCGGATGAGCGCACGCTGCAGGTGTCTGTAGGTGGTGGTATTGCCGATAAAGCCGACGGCGACATCAAGTCGATGAACCTGCTGTACGGCGATCGTTCCGAAGATGAAAAATTTGGTTACCTAATTAATGTGACCGGCTGGAGCCGGGATTGGGCTACCGATAACTTCGAGCCGCGTCGCGATGGCAATGGTATCTACCGGCTGGAACTGCGGGACTATATCGGTAACCGTGAAACCCTGGGGATGAACCTGGGAGCCGAATACAACTTCAGCGATGACGATCGCGTTTTCGTGCGCGCTCTGTACGGCACCCTTTCTGACGAAGAGACTCACTACAAGCATCGACTGCGCTTCGACAAAGATCGCGTGGAACTCCAGCATATTCACAACGAACTGATCACCGAAATGAAAGGTGTTGAGTTCGGTGGTGAGCACGACCTGAGTGAAACCGCAAAAGTCGATTGGAGCCTGGCCAGCTACGACAACGAGTTCCGTTACGGCAATATTCCAAATGGCAAAGATCGTTCCTATTTTGTGATGCGCTTCGACCAGAAGGAAGTCGGCTACGAAGGGCTGGCGGAAGACGGTCTGGTGTATAACGAAATCGACGGCGGTAATGATCCCGCGAATGCGATTTCTACCCATCTGCCGGATGGTTTTGTTATGGATCCGGCACAGGCTGCACTGTCCTGGGTGGAGTTGTACAAGGTTTACGTCAACGAAAAAGATAAAATCGTTGCGTCTGTGGATTTCACCAGTGCGCTTTCCAGCGAGCTGGAGCTGAAAATGGGGATGAAATACCGCGACAAGGAGCGTGTATCCATTTTCGCTGACGAGTTCTACGAGTGGACTGGTGACAACCCGGTGTACCTGTCTGACTTCGCGCTTTCGAACCAGCCCGGGCGCAATGACTACCTGTCTGACATTAATGTCGATTACGCATCCCAGTTCTCTCAGGTTGCTTCCATGTCGGACCTGGAGCGTTTCTGGAGCGAGAATCGCGATCAGTTTGCCCTGGTGGAGGATGAATCTGCACTGGTCAGCAACGGTGCTGCGTTGGGTCGTAACTTCGACCTCGCCGAGCAGCACCTATCTGGTTACGGTATGGCCACCTACCAGTTGAACGACCGCACCACGATCGTTGCAGGCTTGCGCCTGACCCAGACCACTACCGAAGTGGATAGTCAGGTATATGTGGAAGACGAAAACGGGCAAGGTCGCCTGGAGCCATTTAATGGTGAAAAAGATTACCTGTCGGTATTGCCGTCCGCACACCTGAAGTACGCACTGAATGACGACAGCAATCTGCGTCTGGCCCTGACCCGGACTTTCGCGCGCCCGAACTTTGGCGACCTGAACCCGGGTGGTTACTACGCCGAACACGACAACGAGTTCCTGGGTGGCAACGCCGAACTGGAGCCCACTTACTCCTGGAACCTGGATGCCATCTACGAGCACTATTTTGGTGACGCCGGTGTGGCTTCTGCCGGGTTCTTCTATAAAGACATTACCGACCCGATTTTCGAATCCGTGCAGGAAGGTAGCTACAACGGTAACACCGGTGTGGATATCTACCGCCCGGAAAATGGTGATGACGCCTGGCTGCGTGGATTCGAATTTAACCTAGTGCGCAAGCTGGACTTTCTCCCCGGCCCACTGGCCAACCTGGGTGTGTCTGCGAACGTGACTGTGATGGATTCCGAAATGACCATCCCGGGTCGTGACGAAGCGGTACCCATTGCCCGTCAGGCAGACCTATTGCACAACTTCTCTGTTTACTACGACGATGGCGATTTCTCACTGCGCCTGGCTCAGAACCACAAGGACGAGTATGTGGAAGAGCACGGTGGTAATGCGGATGAAGATCAGTTCTACGGTAAGTACACCAGTCTGGATCTGAGTGCCAACTACACCGTCAATGATCGCCTCGTCATCTTTGCAGAAGCGATAAACCTGACGGATGAACCGCTGACCTATTACATTGGCAGTGAAGATCGACCGAAGCAGGTGGAGTACTACGGTGCGCGCGGTCAGTTCGGCGTGCGCTATAGCTTTTACTGA